DNA from Kitasatospora acidiphila:
TGGTGAACTCGGCCTCGTCGCTGCGAACCTGGTTGCCGGACGGATCGGTTGCCGTGGCCACCGCAGTGTTGGTGACGTGGCAGGTGTCGGACTGGCCCTTGTCCGCCCGGTCCGCCCGGTCCGTCTTGTCGCAGACGAGGTCGTGCTTGGTGACCCGGTACGTCCCGTGGCAGGTGGTGCTCTGGCCGGGGGCGAGGTGGGTTGCGCTGCAGGTGATCTCGCTGACGTGGTCGTCCTGGACCGTCACGTTGTGCAGCTCGGTGGTTCCGGTGTTCTGCACGTGGTACGTGTAGTGGACGGTGTCACCGACGAAGAACGGGCCGGGCTCGTCGGCCTTCTTGGCCAGGGTGAGGTGCGGCGCCTCGTGCTCGCGCACCCGGATGGTGAACTCGGCCTCGTCGCTGTTGATCTGGTTGCCCGACGGGTCGGTGGCCCCGGCCACGGCGAGGTTGGTGATGTGGCAGGTGTCGGGGTGCGCCGTTTCGCAGCTGAGGTCGTGCTCGGCGATCGTGTAGGTGCCGTGGCAGGTGGTGCTGGCGCCGGGGGCGAGGTCGGTGGTGTCGCAGCTGATGCCGGTGACGTGGTTGTCGGTGATCTGCAGGTTGTGCAGCTTGGTGTTGCCGGTGTTGTGGACGGTGTAGGTGTAGTGGACGGTGTCGCCGACCACGAACGGGCCGGGCTCGTCGGCCTTCTTGGTCAGGGTGAGGGCCGGCGCGTGCTGACGCACCTCGATCGTGTGGGTGGCCTCCTCGCTCTGGACCTGGTTGCCCGAGGGGTCGGTCGCGGTCGCCACGGCGGTGTTGGTGACGTGGCAGCGGCTCGCCTGATCGCAGATGAGGTCGTGCTCGGTGATCGTGTAGGTGCCGTGGCAGGTGGTGCCGGCGCCGGGGGCGAGGTCGGTGGTGTCGCACCTGATGTCGGCGATGTGGTCGTCCGTGACCAGCACGCCGTGCAGTTCGGTGTTGCCGGTGTTGCGGACGGTGTACGTGTAGCGGACGGTGTCACCGACCACGAAAGGCCCGGGCTCGTCCGCCGCCTTGGCGAGGGTGAGGGCCGACGCCTGGCGCTCGCGCACCTCGACGGTGGCCACGGCCTCCTCGCTCTGGGTCTGGTTGCCCGACGGGTCGGTGGCGTGCGCCGTGGCGATGTTGGTGACGTGGCAGACCGCGTCGCCGTTGGTGTCGCAGACGTCGAGGTCGTGCTGGGTGACCGTGTAGCTGCCGTGGCAGGTGGTGCTGGCGCCGGGGGCGAGGTCGGTCGCGTCGCAGCTGATGCCGGTGACGTGGTCGTCGGTGATCTGCAGGTTGTGCAGCTCGGTGTTGCCGGTGTTGCGGGCGGTGTAGGTGTAGTGGACGGTGTCGCCGACGAGGAACGGCCCGGGCTCGTCCGCCCGCTTGGCGAGGCTGAGCTCCGGCGCGTGCTCGCGCACCTCGACGGTGGCCGTGGCCTGGTCGCTGCTGGCCTGGTTGCCACCCGGGTCGGTGCCCGACGCCACCGCGATGTTGGTGACGTGGCACGGGGCGCCGGGCGGGTTGGTCTGGTGGCAGACGTCGACATCGGCTTGGGTGACCGTGTAGGTGCCGTGGCAGGTGGTGCTCGCGCCGGCGGTGAGGTCGGTCGTGCCGCAGCTGATGCCGCCGACCCGGTCGTCGGTGACCAGCACGCCGTGCAGCTCGGTGGTTCCGGTGTTCTGCACGGTGTAGGAGTAGTGCACGGTGTCGCCGACGAAGAACGGGCCGGGCTCGTCCGCGCTCTTGGTCAGGGTGACGTGCGGTGTTCCGACCGGCAGGGTCGCGTCGGTCTCCGGGGAGGTGACGCTCTGGCCGTCCTCGGTGAGACCGGTGGCGGTGGCCGTGTTGGTCACGAAGCCGGCCGTGCCGTCGTCCTGGGTGATCGTGTAGCTGCCGGTGCAGGTGGTGCTGTCACCCGGGGAGCCCACCGGCTGCAGGGTGGTCGACTGGCAGCTGATGCCGGTGACGTGGTCGTCGTTCACCTTGACGTCGTGGAGCACCGCACCACCGGTGTTGCGGACGGTGTAGTCGAAGGCGACCGTCTGGCCGACATGGTAGGGGCCGGAGGTCCGGGTCGCCTTCTCGACTTCCAGACCCGGCGGCTGGTCGAGCGGCACGCTCTCCGAGGACGGCAGCGAGGTGACCGTCTCACCGTCCGAGGTGCCGGTCGCGGTGGCCGTGTTGTCGATGGACCCGTGCCTCACATCGGCGGCCGTGACGGTGTAGGTGGCGGTACAGGTGACCGTCTCGTTGGGTGCCAGCGTCGTGGTGGGGCAGCTCACCGGGCCGATCTTCGGATCGTTGACGGTGAGCCCGTTGATGGTCGTGCCACCGGAGTTGGTCACCACGAACTGGTAGGGCACCCGGGAACCGGCCACCAGGTCACCCGGCAGCGGCTTGACCACCTGCTTGACCAGGTTCAGCCGGGGCAGCGGCTGGTCGGAGGTGACGACCACGTGGCGGATCAGGTGCTCGTCGGTGAACAGGCCGGTGGAGGCGGCGAAGCCGAACTTGTAGGTGGGCGGCACCGGCATCGGGGCCGGGGTGTGGAGCACCTGCTGGAACCCGTGGCCGTCGTTGAAGTCGATGGACACGGTCAGGACCGGGTTGGGCGCCGGGCTGAGCTCGATGTGCACCCGGCGGCGGGACTCCTCCAGCGCGGCCTCGGCCTCCTGCGGGGTGGCACCCGGGGGCAGCGCGGTGGTCGGGCCCTGCAGGCGGCCGGGCAACGTGCTGGGCCAGGGGCTGCTGGTGCTGAAGTTGCTGCTGGTGGCGGTCATGAAGCAGTAGCCCTCGAGACCGTCACCCGGGCCGCGCACCGTGACCATGTTGGCGCCGGGTGCGGGGATGCGGAACCCGGTTCCGGCGGGCGACCTGGGGTTGCAGCCGTTGCCGCGGTGCTCCCAGTCGCCGAAGTAGTTCCCGAGGACGTCGAGGCCGACGCCCAGGTAGCCGCGGTCGACGCCGGGCAGGAACGTGTTGCTGGGGACGTCGTCGGGAAGCTTCTGCGCGTATCCGAGGCTGCCGCCGAAGGCACCCGGGTGGGTCAGCGCGCCATCGCCGTTGACCAGGAAGAACGAGATCCCGTCGGCCGGGGTGTTGGGGGTGGTGCTCCCGTACTGCCACTGGTCGAAGGTGACGTTGAGACCCTCGTTGGCCGGGACCGGGTTGTTGTAGAGGACGGCACCCGACTGGTCGTTCCTGGAGTCCGTCAGCCGCAGGTAGCCGTAGGGGGCGGCGTTGTTGGGCGGCACCGGGCCGATGCCCGGGTCGCAACCGCCGAGCGGGTGATCCCCGGGGGCCGGCGGTGAGGGAACCTCGGCCGCGCCGGTGAGGCAGGCCGACCCGACGCCGGTGAAGTCCGGGGCGTCGACTCCCGTGAAGGTCTCGTTGACCAGGGTGGAGCCGGCGGCCCGGGTCTGGCGCCCGGCGTTCGGCTCGGTCTTCACCAGGTCACGGGTCTTGGGCAGCGCGTGCGCGGTGCCGGTGGCGCCGAACGACAGGCCGATGCCCAGGACCATCGTGAGGGCCGCCGCAGCGAACCGGGATCGGGACCTCCGGACCCGGGGACCGGGCGGGGGTGGGTTCTCTACAGGTCTCATGCCCACTATCGATAGCAGTGACGCCATGTATCGGACACCGCTACAGACCGCTAATGGTTCGTGGGCACCCGGTTGGCGGACAGTCAGCCGTTCAAGCGGCCAGCAGCCCTGACGGCGGATCGGACCGCGACGATTGCCGATCCACCGTCAGACACGCCCGGCCGAGTGCCCTCAGGCGGTGCGGCGCCGGTGGCGCAGCTGCTGGACCAGCGCCCACAGGCCACCGCAGGCGACGAGCAGGGTGGCCGCGGCGCCGACGTAGAAGCCGAAGTCCAGGCCCGTCGAGCTGAGGCAGCGGCGGGCCAGTGCGGCCCGCATGGGACTCGAGGCGTGTGCGGCGCCGCAGGCGCTGGTCCCGAGGTCGACCGCCAGCATGCCCAGTACCACCGCCGAGGCGGTGGCGAGCAGGCCGATGGGTATCGCCGCCCAGCAGACGCCGGTACCGAGGCGGGACCGGCGGGGCCAGGCCGTGGCCAGAGCCAGCACGGTGAGCAGCGCCATCGCCACGGTGGGCGGCCAGATCCACGGTGCCGCCTCCCAGGAGGTCTTGCCGAGCAGCAGGTCCAAGCCCGTGATGGCCTCGCTCTCCCGCCACTGGTCCCACAAGGGCAGTGCCAGCAGCGACACCAGCGAGAGCACTCCGGCCGCCGCGACGGTGATGCGCGGACCGCGATGGGTGGGAGCCGCGCCGGCCGCCGCGCCGAGGGGGACGGTGGCCGCCGGGAACCCCGGCGGGGGGAACTGCGGTGCGTCGTGGACGATGCTGGCCATCACCACGGGGGTCGGGGGCGGCCCGGCGGTCGCCGCTGCGGTCGGAGTGGGCGCTGCGATGGGCGCGGGAGTGGGCGCTGCAGTGGCTGTGGGCGCGGCCCCCGCGGCGACCGCCCGCAGCACGGCCTGGACCTCGTACGTCGAACTCGGCCGCGCGGCCGGGTCCTTGGCGAGCAGCCGCATCACCAGGGCGTCGAGGGCGGCGGGGACGTCGGGGCGGAGCGCACTCGGGGCGACGGGAGTGCGTCGCAGGTGCGCGTTCATCATGGCGAGCGGGCCGGTCTCCTGGAACGGCGGGGCGCCGGTGAGGAACTCGTGCAGCACGCAGCCCAGCGCGTACAGGTCGGAGCGGGCGTCGCCCGGTGCGCCGTCGAACCGCTCCGGGGCCATGTAGGCCAGGGTGCCCATGACTTGGCTGGACTGGTTGGTGCCTTCCATGTAGCGGGCGATCCCGAAGTCCAGCACCTTGACCTCGCCGCCGGCGGTCAGCATCAGGTTCGCCGGCTTGAGGTCGCGGTGCACCACGTTCGCCTGGTGTGCGGCGCCCAAGGCGGCGGCCGTCTGGTCCGCCCAGTCCACCGCCGTCGGCACCGGTGGCGGGCCGTCCGCGCGAAGCCGCGCCGCCAGATTGCTCCCGGCCACGAACTCCATCACCAGGAAGAGCGTGCCGTCGGCCGGGTCCTGCCCGATGTCGTGCACGGTCACCACACTGCGGTGGTTCAGGCCACCGGCCGTGCGGGCCTCCCGGAAGAACAGGTCCACCGAGCCAGGACTCACCTGGTGCGGCAGCAACTTGACGGCCACCGGGCGGCCGATGACCTGGTCCCGGCCCTCCCAGACTTCACCCATACCGCCTCGGCCGATGAACCTCACCAGCTCGTACCGGTCCGCCAGAACCCGCACCCCGCCCGCACCTCCCCGTTTGCGCGGGGCGTTGGGCCCCGCTACGCGAGCCATTCAACCGCACCGGCTCGGTGGGCCGCCGGTTCACGGCCCGCGAGTGGCCACCTTTTTGTGGGTACTTGGCGGTCGATCACGGGTGGGTGAAGCTGATTGCGCGCAGGCGGTGATCAGTTCAGGTGGGAGTCGGGGTGGCGAGGCGTCAGGTGGCCGACCGGGCGGCCGCGAGCTGCTCCAGGCGGCGGTGGCCCCAATCGGAGAGCGGGGCCAGCGCGGTGGCGAGGTCACGGCCGAAACCGGTCAGCGAATAGACGGTCTTGAGCGGCAGCACGTCGTGCACCTCGCGGTGCACCAGGCCGTCCTCCGCCATCTCGCGGAGCGCCTGCGTCAGCACCTTCTCGCTGAGACCCGGCAGCTTCCGGCGCAGCTCGCCGGGGCGCTGCGGGCCGGATTCCAGCAGCCAGAGCAGCACCGTCTTCCACTTGCCGTCGATCACGGCGATCGCGGCGGTCACTCCGCAGACATTCGGGTCCTGAGCTCGACTGCGCGTCACTGTCCATCCTCATATGGGAGTTGAAGCATGTCCGAAAACCTTGACCAGTCTGCCGTCACCGTGCTCGGCCTGGGGCCGATGGGGCGGGCACTGGCCGGCGCGTTCCTCGACGCGGGGCTGCGGACCACGGTGTGGAACCGGACGCCGGGCCGGGACGGGGAGTTGGCCGCGCGGGGTGCGGCCGCTGCGGGATCGGCGGAAGAAGCAGCTGCGGCAGCCGAGTTGATCGTGGTCTGCGTGGTGAACGACGACGCGGTGGACGCCATCGTGCGCCGGCCGGAGGTGGCCGACGCACTGCGCGGCCGCACGGTGGTCAACCTGACGGCCGATACTCCGGGCCGGGCCCGGGAGTCGGCACGGTGGGCGGCCGAGCAGGGGATCCGCTACCTGGACGGTGCGATCATGACGCCGACCACCTCCATCGGCACGCCTGCCGCGGTGATCAACTACGCCGGCCCGGCGGAGCTGCACCAGGAGCTGCGGCCGACCCTGGCCGCGCTGGGCGGGACGCAGACCCACCTCGGCGAGGAGGTCGGGCGCGCCGCTGCCTACGAGATCGCGCTGCTCGACATCTTCTGGACCGCGATGGCGGGTTATGCGCACGCCTTGGCGATCGCGCGGGCGGAAGGCATCGGCGCGCGGGAGCTGCTGCCGTTCGCGAAGGGCATCGGTGCGATCCTGCCGCCGCTCTTCGAACAGGGCGCGGCGGACCTGGACGGCGGCGCCTTCTCCGGTGCGGGCAACCCGATGACCTCGGCGGTGTCATCGATGGCCCATGTCGTGCACGTCAGTGAGGAGCACGGCATCGACGCCGGTGTGATGCGTGCCGCCGAGGCCATGGCCCGTCGCGCCATCGAGCTGGGGCACGGCGCGGACGGCTTCCTGCGGACCGCGGAGGTGCTCGGGCACCGGTAAAGGAGAGGTGGGCCGGCGGTCCGGCCCACCTTCAGCCAGCGGCTAGCAGGTCGGGCACGGCTTGCAGGGCAGCACCTGGACGTTGTCGATCACCGGGCCGGCGTAGCCGGTGGTGGCGCTGGCGAACGAGAGGGTGGTGGTGGCGTTGGCGGCGACGAAGGTGAACTGGCGGCCCACGTAGCCCATGGTGGTGGTGGACTTGCCGGTGATGTTGAAGCTGAAGTCCTGGAAGTCCTGGCCGTCGATGTCGGCGTGGCCGGTCTTGACCGTCGGGCCGACCACCGGGTTGCCGGCCAGGGAATAGGTCACCGTGTAGGTGGTGCCCGGGGTGGTGGTGAAGGTCTGGGCGATGGTGCCGGCGGTGCTGCCGTTCAGGTCCACGGACTGGTCGCCCTCGGCGGCCTGCCAGAAGCCGGCGCCGATCAGGTCGACGTTGCCGCTGGTGACCTGCCACGGGCCGATGCTCTGGCCGGTGCCGGGCTCGGTGAACGAGTTGGCGGGGGCGGTCGGGAACTCGAAGCTGCCGTCGTCGAAGCGGCTGGGGGTGGCGGCCTGGCCCGGGGCGGCCAGCGCGGTGGCGCTGCCGAGCAGCAGGGTGGCGACGGCGAGGGTGGTGCTGGTGCGCGAGAACTTCATGAGTTCCTCCCCAAGGTGTCGCGCTGCGGCGGCCGCTGACCGGCCGCATGCAGAGCATCTACCGTCAGCTCGGGTGATGCCAAGACGGGCGCGGTGGCGCGATGCGGTCGCGCCCTGCGGCCGAGCGCTGGTTGCGCCGGACGGGGTGGTGAATTCAGACGTACACGCCCGTTCGTGCTGCCCGGCACGCCCCCGCACCAGATATCAGTCCGGTACTGATCACGGTCAATCCGCCGACGGAAAGCGGGACTTCATGGCACCATGAGTGCTCGCCATGCGGCGTGATCACCTTCGAGGGGAGGGGAACGGCAGCGTGCCCGACACACCAAGACGCCTGCTGGGCGTCGAGGCCATCGAGGATCTGGTGCGCGACTGCTGGGTGCGCGCCCGGACGCCGGGGGAGCGGCGGCCGGACCGGGAGCTGCCGGTGATCGCCCTGCTCGGCCGGCACGGCAGCGGCAAGACCTCGGTGCTGCGCTACCTGGCGCACCGCGCGTCCACCGCGCCGCAGGCCGGGCACGACTTCGCCGCCGGCACGCTGCGCCCGCACGAGGTGGCGGCGCGGCTGGCGTTCCGGCTCTCGCTCAGCCCCAAGGGGCCGCGCTTCCCCAGGCTGACGCACGGACTGGTGGCCGTCGACCCCGACCTGAGGCTGGACGTGACCAGCCCGGACCGCGCGCGCCGCCAGTTGGAGAAGCGGATGCGGGAGGCCCGGGCCCGCGGCGCCGGCCTGCTGGCCGACGCGCTCTCCGAAGGCGTCGGCCTGCTCAACGACTTCGGCGTGATCCCGGTGCCGGGAGCCGGGCTGCTGGCCGCGCTGCTGCTGCGCGGGCTGGGTCCGCGGCTGCTGAACGCCTCCTCCCGGGCCGGCCTGGAGTGGTACGGCGGCGACCGCGGCCAGCCCGCGCTGGACGCCCTGGTCGCCCTCAACGAGCGGAGCAAGAGCGAGCACCAGGCCGACCAGAACCGGGTGGACCGGCTGCTCTGCGAGGCGTTCCTGGCCGATCTGCGGGCCGCCTACCAACGGCCCGGCGGCGCCGGCCGGGAGCGCAACTGCCTGGTGGTGCTGGACAACATCGACCGCGGTGGCGGCACCCGGTTCCTGGCGCTGCTGCTGGAGGTGCGGGATTCGCTGATGCAGCGCGACGGCGGCGGCTGCGATCCGCTGCTGGCGGTCGCCGCCGCCTCCACCGCGCGGGCCGTGCCGGGGCCGTTCGACCCCGGGCCGGCCGGGCTGCGGATCAGGGACGCCCACCAGGCGTCGTACGCCGACTGGCGGTCCGGCATCCCGCAGTTCCCGGCGGACTCCTCCTGGTGGTGGTACGCCGTCCAGCTGCCGGATCTGACGGCGGGCCAGGTGTCGCGGCTGGCGGCCGCGATCGACCCGCAGCTGCCGGAGGCCACCCCGCTGGTCCACCGCCTGACCTACGGCCACCCGTGGAGCGTGCTGCGGATGCAGCAGGCCGCCGCCCGCATGATCGACCACCAGGACGCCGACAACCGGCTGCGCGGCATCCTGGACTCCGGGCCGGTCGGTCCGGAGGTCACCACCGCCAGGCCGGCGGATGACAACAGGCTGACGCTCCGTCAGGAGTCGCTGCGCTACCTGCTGCAGGACATGGAGGCGGAGCAGCTGGCGGCGCTGGCCACCTGCGCGGCCTCCCGGGACATCGCGTCGGCGGTCAACTCCCCGCTGCTGACCGGGTTCCCGGACCGGATCAGGGAGACCCTGCTGGAGGAGACGGCGGAGCGGCTATGGCTGGTGCCGTCGCTGACCGAGGACGCGGGCACCCGGGGCGG
Protein-coding regions in this window:
- a CDS encoding serine/threonine-protein kinase, with translation MRVLADRYELVRFIGRGGMGEVWEGRDQVIGRPVAVKLLPHQVSPGSVDLFFREARTAGGLNHRSVVTVHDIGQDPADGTLFLVMEFVAGSNLAARLRADGPPPVPTAVDWADQTAAALGAAHQANVVHRDLKPANLMLTAGGEVKVLDFGIARYMEGTNQSSQVMGTLAYMAPERFDGAPGDARSDLYALGCVLHEFLTGAPPFQETGPLAMMNAHLRRTPVAPSALRPDVPAALDALVMRLLAKDPAARPSSTYEVQAVLRAVAAGAAPTATAAPTPAPIAAPTPTAAATAGPPPTPVVMASIVHDAPQFPPPGFPAATVPLGAAAGAAPTHRGPRITVAAAGVLSLVSLLALPLWDQWRESEAITGLDLLLGKTSWEAAPWIWPPTVAMALLTVLALATAWPRRSRLGTGVCWAAIPIGLLATASAVVLGMLAVDLGTSACGAAHASSPMRAALARRCLSSTGLDFGFYVGAAATLLVACGGLWALVQQLRHRRRTA
- a CDS encoding NAD(P)-dependent oxidoreductase; translated protein: MSENLDQSAVTVLGLGPMGRALAGAFLDAGLRTTVWNRTPGRDGELAARGAAAAGSAEEAAAAAELIVVCVVNDDAVDAIVRRPEVADALRGRTVVNLTADTPGRARESARWAAEQGIRYLDGAIMTPTTSIGTPAAVINYAGPAELHQELRPTLAALGGTQTHLGEEVGRAAAYEIALLDIFWTAMAGYAHALAIARAEGIGARELLPFAKGIGAILPPLFEQGAADLDGGAFSGAGNPMTSAVSSMAHVVHVSEEHGIDAGVMRAAEAMARRAIELGHGADGFLRTAEVLGHR
- a CDS encoding P-loop NTPase family protein, which translates into the protein MPDTPRRLLGVEAIEDLVRDCWVRARTPGERRPDRELPVIALLGRHGSGKTSVLRYLAHRASTAPQAGHDFAAGTLRPHEVAARLAFRLSLSPKGPRFPRLTHGLVAVDPDLRLDVTSPDRARRQLEKRMREARARGAGLLADALSEGVGLLNDFGVIPVPGAGLLAALLLRGLGPRLLNASSRAGLEWYGGDRGQPALDALVALNERSKSEHQADQNRVDRLLCEAFLADLRAAYQRPGGAGRERNCLVVLDNIDRGGGTRFLALLLEVRDSLMQRDGGGCDPLLAVAAASTARAVPGPFDPGPAGLRIRDAHQASYADWRSGIPQFPADSSWWWYAVQLPDLTAGQVSRLAAAIDPQLPEATPLVHRLTYGHPWSVLRMQQAAARMIDHQDADNRLRGILDSGPVGPEVTTARPADDNRLTLRQESLRYLLQDMEAEQLAALATCAASRDIASAVNSPLLTGFPDRIRETLLEETAERLWLVPSLTEDAGTRGGRGSGYLPTTGRTAHPQPLPDTLMLQPWLWLLLLRELAARGPGGPYPDWDTAHQRLHDWHADREGHQVSALSHQLSLGQVESVVAHLEAGLSSLPTEAWLYELYAITAAPMREPVDATVSASHRADQLARRLAPEAFRRHRALALLVTALWLAVDPRNRLPSARPELNFTISASFRDLALHTPDANGAVLRSEAARYESHSF
- a CDS encoding winged helix-turn-helix transcriptional regulator, producing the protein MTRSRAQDPNVCGVTAAIAVIDGKWKTVLLWLLESGPQRPGELRRKLPGLSEKVLTQALREMAEDGLVHREVHDVLPLKTVYSLTGFGRDLATALAPLSDWGHRRLEQLAAARSAT
- a CDS encoding choice-of-anchor C family protein; the protein is MKFSRTSTTLAVATLLLGSATALAAPGQAATPSRFDDGSFEFPTAPANSFTEPGTGQSIGPWQVTSGNVDLIGAGFWQAAEGDQSVDLNGSTAGTIAQTFTTTPGTTYTVTYSLAGNPVVGPTVKTGHADIDGQDFQDFSFNITGKSTTTMGYVGRQFTFVAANATTTLSFASATTGYAGPVIDNVQVLPCKPCPTC
- a CDS encoding DUF7507 domain-containing protein, with the translated sequence MVLGIGLSFGATGTAHALPKTRDLVKTEPNAGRQTRAAGSTLVNETFTGVDAPDFTGVGSACLTGAAEVPSPPAPGDHPLGGCDPGIGPVPPNNAAPYGYLRLTDSRNDQSGAVLYNNPVPANEGLNVTFDQWQYGSTTPNTPADGISFFLVNGDGALTHPGAFGGSLGYAQKLPDDVPSNTFLPGVDRGYLGVGLDVLGNYFGDWEHRGNGCNPRSPAGTGFRIPAPGANMVTVRGPGDGLEGYCFMTATSSNFSTSSPWPSTLPGRLQGPTTALPPGATPQEAEAALEESRRRVHIELSPAPNPVLTVSIDFNDGHGFQQVLHTPAPMPVPPTYKFGFAASTGLFTDEHLIRHVVVTSDQPLPRLNLVKQVVKPLPGDLVAGSRVPYQFVVTNSGGTTINGLTVNDPKIGPVSCPTTTLAPNETVTCTATYTVTAADVRHGSIDNTATATGTSDGETVTSLPSSESVPLDQPPGLEVEKATRTSGPYHVGQTVAFDYTVRNTGGAVLHDVKVNDDHVTGISCQSTTLQPVGSPGDSTTCTGSYTITQDDGTAGFVTNTATATGLTEDGQSVTSPETDATLPVGTPHVTLTKSADEPGPFFVGDTVHYSYTVQNTGTTELHGVLVTDDRVGGISCGTTDLTAGASTTCHGTYTVTQADVDVCHQTNPPGAPCHVTNIAVASGTDPGGNQASSDQATATVEVREHAPELSLAKRADEPGPFLVGDTVHYTYTARNTGNTELHNLQITDDHVTGISCDATDLAPGASTTCHGSYTVTQHDLDVCDTNGDAVCHVTNIATAHATDPSGNQTQSEEAVATVEVRERQASALTLAKAADEPGPFVVGDTVRYTYTVRNTGNTELHGVLVTDDHIADIRCDTTDLAPGAGTTCHGTYTITEHDLICDQASRCHVTNTAVATATDPSGNQVQSEEATHTIEVRQHAPALTLTKKADEPGPFVVGDTVHYTYTVHNTGNTKLHNLQITDNHVTGISCDTTDLAPGASTTCHGTYTIAEHDLSCETAHPDTCHITNLAVAGATDPSGNQINSDEAEFTIRVREHEAPHLTLAKKADEPGPFFVGDTVHYTYHVQNTGTTELHNVTVQDDHVSEITCSATHLAPGQSTTCHGTYRVTKHDLVCDKTDRADRADKGQSDTCHVTNTAVATATDPSGNQVRSDEAEFTITVCLEKKHHHHHGRPEE